A stretch of DNA from Cottoperca gobio chromosome 18, fCotGob3.1, whole genome shotgun sequence:
ctttaacaagATATTATTGATCGAATCAGACAGTAAGTCAgtatttttcacatttatatatttaaatgttccctTAGCACCAGGTAATGTAAGCTCTAAAGTCGTAATATAATATGGATAAGTattaattaaacaataaaaaaataacatcctTATGAAGAACcagaacaatatatatttatagatttgATCACTTATTTCCCTTACTTCCATAAATGGTGTTCATTGCAATTCCCCCCATTGTGAAAAGACAGAAGATGTGTCATGTTGGTCACTCCCCCATGTTTATTAACACAGGGTGTGTTTTTCACAGTACATACAGAGTGCATACATGGTGTTTGAAATATAGGCCTCAGTGTCATTCCCCCCCAGTGATGTGGAcactgtttttggttttggtcttgAGATCCTGGTTTCGTAAATTAAATCAGTACGAAAATTTTAAAAGGCGGGAATAATCTACGCAATAGATACAAAATATGCACAAAATGTGGATGTGTAGAAATATATCCGAAGCTGGAATGTAAAATGTCTCTCCTAAACAGGTCTACAGAAAGTAGTAGAGGCCTACATGAAGACAACGACAAAGACGacaaagagcgagagagagcgagagagattaGTCAACTTCCTGTGCTGAATCTCACACACCTAGAGTGTGACAGGGATAGCAGTGTGTCAGTATGCTGGGGTAACACACACtccccttcctctgcctcttGGTCTTCACCTCTTTTGATCATCCGACAGGTAAAGTCACACCGCCCACTCATTTCTACAGAAACCGTAGTGTGCTCTCGATATATTACTGTGTATGTGTCATTCAAGATTCAGTCTGATACTACCTGTCAGACAACATCAACGATTGTCTGACAGGAAAGAAGCATGCGTAGTTGTgtaatgtatgttttgtgtgaGAATCATAGAAATCAATAATCAGaaacatttgcaaaataaatagaaacaaaaagCTTGGAATGCATTCTCACTTTTTGAATTTGTACCTAccatatatgttttataaaacCTAAAAGGGTTTCATTGggtgtctgtattttggctacacagtttattatataCTTAATATCTATAGGAGCTGAGGTTAAACCTTTGTGGAAATAAAAAGCTTGCCAAAATGTGTGTcatatgcataaacacacacagccaaagTGATATGTATATGGGTTAGATTACTGTATACCTGCTATTAACAGTCATGAACACACAGCTGTAGCTCCTTAAGTCATGGCTGGACTCGAGtgtgtacatttctttatttctgtttgctgtttttgtaaCTAATGTGTCTTTGCTGCTCAGAGAGGATGTAATACTCTTTATAAccactcttcttcctcttctgtatCTTAGGTCATTATGTCCAACAACAGCTCCAATGTCTGCCACAACGACAGTGCAGGACACAACGACATTTTCCGTGCTTGCATATACTCCTTCATCTCCATTGTGGGTCTCATTTTTAATCTTCTAGCACTGGTCTTTTTCTTCAGTCACACCAAATCCAGATCACAAACCATTGTCTACATGACTAACCTGTCCATAGCAGATGTACTGCTCATCCTCACGCTGCCCATGAGGATCTGCTACTATCTGGGAGTTCTTGACCTTTCTCAGTGGATGTGTGAGGTCCTTGGTTTGGTCCTAAAGGCTAACATGTATGGAAGCATTTTTCTCCTTACTTGCATGTGCTTTGACCGTTGCATGGCTGTCACCTTCCCTATGTCACATTTTGTCCaggaagggagaaagaaagcgCCGCTGGTTTGTTTCGGGATATGGATACTCACCTTTGGTGCCAGCCTGCCCATCTACCTTTCCAAGCGCAAAGAAGTTTTCCATAAAGATTGTTTTGATAG
This window harbors:
- the LOC115023822 gene encoding lysophosphatidic acid receptor 6, which gives rise to MSLLNRSTESSRGLHEDNDKDDKERERAREISQLPVLNLTHLECDRDSSVSVCWGNTHSPSSASWSSPLLIIRQVIMSNNSSNVCHNDSAGHNDIFRACIYSFISIVGLIFNLLALVFFFSHTKSRSQTIVYMTNLSIADVLLILTLPMRICYYLGVLDLSQWMCEVLGLVLKANMYGSIFLLTCMCFDRCMAVTFPMSHFVQEGRKKAPLVCFGIWILTFGASLPIYLSKRKEVFHKDCFDSLPVYATNPAVVLPTLFVGFGIPLVIMLICSLFLIHAVRRSSVAQTNLVDSGKIQRMIATSILIFLLSFLPYHVILALLSLHREDISCPMQVAYRYSLMLACLNTVLDPIAYYFTTDTFRRNIEVSAVRMLFPLNSQSSDVNRSRMPNS